Proteins encoded in a region of the Spirochaeta lutea genome:
- a CDS encoding MerR family transcriptional regulator → MTIKEVAQRTGLSEHTLRYYERLGIISGVSRSESGYRDYSEQDIGWIDFIQCLKRTGMPLEDLREFSQYLNCGQPSAEDYQAVLDILNQQRSRVLDQIEEQRKSLGHIEFKLSLFSEKKQRSLEESGCEGRMVPPGSTQ, encoded by the coding sequence GTGACGATTAAAGAGGTGGCCCAGCGGACCGGTTTATCGGAACACACCCTGCGCTATTATGAGCGGCTAGGGATTATTTCCGGGGTAAGCCGGTCCGAGTCGGGCTACCGGGATTATTCCGAGCAGGATATCGGGTGGATTGATTTTATTCAGTGCCTGAAGCGTACGGGTATGCCCTTGGAGGACCTGCGGGAGTTTTCTCAGTACTTGAACTGCGGGCAGCCTTCTGCAGAGGATTACCAGGCGGTCTTGGATATTCTGAATCAGCAGCGCAGCCGGGTATTGGATCAGATTGAAGAGCAACGAAAATCCTTGGGGCACATTGAATTTAAACTGTCTCTCTTCAGCGAAAAGAAACAGCGCTCCCTGGAGGAGTCTGGCTGTGAGGGGCGAATGGTTCCCCCGGGGTCTACTCAATAA
- a CDS encoding iron-containing alcohol dehydrogenase gives MKNFSYQNPTQIEFGRGTIQSLSGLLPEDARVLLLYGGGSIKKNGVYDQVKTALAIPAPIVTEMSGIEPNPEYETCLKALDLIEEHNLNFILSVGGGSVLDAAKFIAAAAWARGNGTAMTEPWDLITGQAPIEGALPVGAVLTLPATGSEMNTNSVISRREIGQKIGFGSTHLYPRFSILDPETTFSLPLRQTANGIVDTFVHTTEQYLTQDVNTPIQDRWAEGILTTLIEVGPRCLKQPHAYQYRETLMWASTMALNGIIGVGTVQDWATHAIGHELTAMYGIDHGRTLAIVLPGLLSHEKQAKKDKLLMFARRVWGLSQGDETVLMDEAIGRMVLFFENLGVHTRLQEYHIPPSAPPLDECPGIIAEIFRKRGGKIGENQAIGPKEIEEILLSRL, from the coding sequence ATGAAAAACTTTTCCTATCAAAATCCGACCCAGATTGAATTCGGCCGGGGCACCATCCAATCCCTCTCCGGCCTGCTCCCCGAAGACGCCAGAGTGTTACTGCTCTACGGCGGCGGATCCATCAAAAAAAACGGGGTCTACGATCAGGTAAAAACCGCCCTGGCTATTCCAGCTCCCATAGTAACCGAAATGTCCGGCATCGAACCCAACCCCGAGTACGAAACCTGCCTGAAAGCCCTGGACCTCATAGAAGAACACAACCTGAATTTTATCCTGTCCGTGGGAGGGGGAAGTGTATTGGATGCCGCCAAGTTTATTGCAGCAGCAGCCTGGGCACGGGGTAATGGAACGGCCATGACCGAGCCCTGGGACCTTATTACCGGCCAGGCCCCTATCGAGGGCGCTCTGCCCGTGGGTGCGGTACTAACCCTCCCGGCCACCGGCTCGGAAATGAATACCAATTCAGTCATCAGCCGCAGGGAAATCGGCCAAAAAATCGGATTCGGCAGCACTCATCTCTACCCACGGTTCAGCATCCTCGATCCTGAAACCACCTTCTCACTCCCCCTCAGACAAACAGCCAACGGTATTGTCGACACCTTTGTCCACACCACCGAACAGTACCTCACCCAGGATGTTAACACGCCTATCCAAGACCGATGGGCTGAAGGGATTCTAACGACCCTGATAGAAGTAGGCCCCCGTTGCCTCAAACAACCCCACGCCTACCAATACCGGGAGACCCTGATGTGGGCCTCCACCATGGCGCTCAACGGCATCATCGGAGTAGGTACCGTGCAAGACTGGGCAACCCACGCCATCGGACACGAACTCACAGCCATGTACGGGATTGACCACGGCCGAACCCTGGCAATCGTCTTGCCGGGACTGCTCTCCCATGAAAAACAGGCAAAGAAAGACAAACTGCTTATGTTCGCCCGGCGGGTCTGGGGATTATCCCAGGGGGATGAAACCGTGCTCATGGACGAGGCAATTGGGCGAATGGTGCTGTTCTTCGAAAATCTTGGGGTTCATACCCGGCTCCAGGAATACCACATCCCGCCCTCCGCCCCGCCCCTGGATGAGTGTCCGGGTATCATCGCTGAAATTTTTAGAAAGCGGGGTGGCAAAATCGGGGAAAACCAGGCCATCGGCCCCAAGGAAATCGAGGAAATCCTCCTAAGCCGCCTCTAA
- a CDS encoding PTS sugar transporter subunit IIA — MQISTYLTPDSVLFLTETDKSQILETMCRHAADMNMVPGLDQFRTAILEREQIMSTGIGLQVAVPHAKIPGIADFFVLIGVTREAVNWDSIDKQPVRLVFMIGGPADRQSDYLKILSKITLVIKNAGRREALLKAPDAQAILAEFSEL; from the coding sequence ATGCAAATTAGTACGTATCTTACCCCGGACTCCGTCCTTTTTCTAACCGAAACAGATAAATCCCAGATTCTCGAAACCATGTGCCGCCACGCTGCGGATATGAACATGGTTCCGGGCCTGGACCAGTTCCGCACCGCCATCTTGGAGCGTGAGCAGATTATGAGCACCGGAATCGGCCTCCAGGTCGCGGTGCCCCACGCCAAAATCCCCGGCATCGCGGACTTTTTTGTACTCATCGGGGTAACCCGGGAGGCAGTCAACTGGGATTCCATCGATAAACAGCCTGTCCGCCTGGTTTTCATGATCGGCGGTCCCGCTGACCGACAGTCAGATTACCTAAAGATCCTTTCAAAAATAACCCTGGTAATAAAAAATGCCGGCAGACGTGAAGCCCTATTGAAGGCGCCGGATGCCCAGGCCATCCTGGCTGAGTTCTCCGAACTCTAG
- a CDS encoding sensor histidine kinase, whose product MKYQDSRSQEFFSVNIVLFYICYAFIMLGAAYAIYLDFGYWDEPPIIKIVDVGGFVLMVISFILSMTGKITKNIGAALVLWIAAFMWVVSTIVTTTNGKAVENGVYTLLVLTAIAGGSAFLVHRQTVVILGLINFGILTFLTYYSPVPSLYNMYPLFAIVIIGFTVVLYYYRFLLDSLVIRLNNSYDNLQLTSMELKRLKDKAENLNAQNRPFVVFGKNTAGLVHDFKNDLSLFTASRSLLELKIQRNMPITPDDLGSLNNGIRRLEERIDRVKFITSAREDAPLEDLDLVSLAHHAVYPFTLTREVNLAVNFTFETPDEPVILQGQRFLLLQIMENVVRNSCEAIMEQGETGQITITVSNRQDSAVLSIHDTGPGIPFCVDCDREQRDCATCFAFEIGKTTKPNGSGYGMYNVMQALKNLKGTIQIFSGPERGTLIEMTFPRQASETTEPTEPTEP is encoded by the coding sequence ATGAAATACCAAGATTCACGGTCCCAGGAATTTTTTTCGGTTAATATCGTGTTGTTCTACATATGTTACGCCTTCATCATGTTGGGGGCGGCGTATGCTATCTATCTGGATTTCGGGTATTGGGACGAACCGCCCATCATAAAAATTGTTGATGTGGGTGGATTTGTACTGATGGTGATCTCCTTTATCTTATCCATGACCGGTAAGATTACTAAAAACATCGGGGCTGCCCTGGTATTATGGATTGCAGCGTTTATGTGGGTGGTGTCCACCATCGTCACTACCACCAATGGTAAGGCGGTGGAGAACGGCGTCTATACGCTTTTGGTGCTAACCGCCATTGCCGGGGGATCTGCCTTTTTGGTTCACCGCCAAACTGTTGTAATTCTGGGTCTGATCAACTTCGGTATACTGACCTTTTTAACCTACTATAGCCCGGTTCCGTCGCTGTATAATATGTATCCGCTCTTTGCCATTGTTATTATTGGTTTTACGGTGGTTCTGTATTACTACCGGTTTCTCCTGGATTCTCTGGTTATCCGATTGAATAACAGCTACGACAACCTCCAGCTTACGAGTATGGAACTTAAGCGGTTGAAGGATAAGGCGGAGAATCTGAATGCCCAGAACCGACCCTTTGTGGTCTTCGGAAAGAATACCGCAGGTCTGGTACATGATTTTAAGAATGACTTGAGTCTTTTTACGGCTAGTCGCTCTCTCTTGGAACTGAAGATACAAAGAAATATGCCGATCACCCCGGATGATCTGGGGAGTCTGAATAATGGAATCCGCCGCTTGGAGGAGAGGATTGACCGGGTTAAGTTTATTACCTCTGCCCGGGAGGATGCGCCCCTGGAGGATTTGGATCTTGTAAGTTTAGCCCATCATGCTGTGTATCCCTTCACCCTGACGCGGGAGGTTAACCTCGCGGTGAATTTTACCTTCGAGACCCCCGATGAGCCGGTGATTCTTCAGGGGCAACGCTTTTTGCTGCTGCAGATCATGGAAAACGTAGTGCGTAACTCCTGCGAAGCTATTATGGAACAGGGGGAGACGGGGCAAATAACGATTACCGTATCCAACCGGCAGGATTCTGCTGTGCTGTCTATTCATGATACCGGTCCGGGTATTCCCTTCTGTGTGGACTGTGACCGGGAGCAAAGGGATTGCGCCACCTGTTTTGCCTTCGAGATTGGAAAAACAACCAAACCCAACGGCTCGGGCTACGGAATGTATAACGTCATGCAGGCTCTAAAAAACCTCAAAGGGACTATTCAGATCTTTTCCGGTCCCGAGCGGGGAACCTTGATTGAAATGACCTTTCCGCGGCAGGCTTCCGAAACCACTGAACCCACTGAACCCACTGAACCCTGA
- a CDS encoding formate--tetrahydrofolate ligase, with protein MTKPTDLEIARLAVPLPITEIGKKIGLSAQQLYHYGPHIAKIQGTFPDQSLGGKTQPQGHLILVTAMNPTPAGEGKTTVTVGLGDALSKIGKKTCITLREPSLGPVFGMKGGAAGGGYSQVIPMEDLNLHFTGDIHAVATAHNLLSALIDNRLYRRMEPRLHIKKVYWKRVMDMNDRSLRSMVCGLGAGGGTPRETGFDIAVASEVMAILCLAEGPEDLTRRLANIIVGMDESGNLVRARDFQAQGAMASLLHRALLPNLVQTLEHTPVIVHGGPFANIAHGTNSMAAIKTALSRADYVVTEAGFGADLGAEKFLDIVSRKGGIWPSAGVIVGTLRAVKMHGGVAKADLAKANSQAIRRGSANLLAHAENLTQVYGLPVVIALNRFPSDSREELDLLAQIIREAGYPVQEADVWARGGGGGTGLAEQVVQVCKKQSPRYLYDLETPVEEKISAIARRIYGAGRVDLSDSARKTIEICKSEGLDTLPVCMAKTQYSLSADPNLLGRPRGFDLPVREIRISAGAGFLVALTGDIMTMPGLPKHPAAEGIMLDGENRIHGLF; from the coding sequence GTGACTAAACCAACCGATCTTGAGATTGCCAGACTGGCTGTACCCCTGCCTATTACGGAAATTGGAAAAAAAATCGGGCTTTCGGCCCAGCAGCTGTACCACTACGGTCCCCACATTGCCAAGATTCAGGGAACTTTCCCGGATCAGAGCCTGGGGGGCAAGACTCAGCCCCAGGGTCACCTTATTCTTGTTACAGCCATGAATCCCACCCCGGCGGGGGAGGGAAAAACCACGGTCACCGTGGGGTTGGGGGATGCGCTATCCAAGATAGGCAAAAAAACCTGTATTACCCTCCGGGAGCCATCCCTGGGGCCGGTGTTCGGCATGAAGGGTGGTGCTGCAGGGGGCGGGTACTCCCAGGTAATTCCCATGGAAGACTTGAACCTGCATTTTACCGGGGACATCCATGCAGTGGCCACGGCCCACAACCTTCTTTCCGCATTAATTGACAACCGGTTATACCGGAGGATGGAGCCCAGACTGCATATAAAGAAGGTGTATTGGAAACGGGTTATGGATATGAATGACCGGTCCCTGCGGTCCATGGTTTGCGGCCTGGGAGCCGGCGGGGGAACGCCGAGGGAAACGGGGTTTGACATTGCCGTTGCCAGCGAGGTTATGGCGATCCTCTGCCTTGCCGAGGGGCCTGAGGACCTGACCCGGCGTCTTGCCAATATTATCGTGGGTATGGATGAGTCGGGCAATCTGGTTCGGGCAAGGGATTTTCAAGCCCAGGGAGCCATGGCTTCCCTTCTACACCGGGCCCTGCTTCCGAACCTAGTGCAAACCCTGGAGCATACCCCGGTAATTGTTCACGGCGGTCCCTTTGCAAATATTGCTCACGGGACGAATTCCATGGCTGCTATTAAAACGGCCTTGAGCAGGGCGGACTACGTGGTTACCGAGGCAGGATTCGGAGCGGATCTGGGGGCTGAAAAGTTTCTTGACATCGTCAGCCGAAAGGGTGGCATATGGCCCTCTGCCGGGGTGATTGTGGGGACGCTCCGGGCTGTAAAAATGCACGGGGGAGTGGCTAAGGCTGACTTAGCGAAGGCAAATTCCCAGGCTATCCGCCGGGGGTCGGCGAACCTTCTGGCTCACGCTGAGAACCTGACCCAGGTTTACGGGTTACCGGTGGTTATCGCTCTGAACCGGTTTCCCTCCGACAGCCGTGAAGAATTAGATTTACTGGCCCAGATCATCCGGGAGGCGGGGTACCCTGTCCAGGAAGCCGATGTGTGGGCCCGGGGCGGGGGCGGCGGTACGGGCCTGGCTGAACAGGTTGTTCAGGTTTGTAAAAAACAGAGCCCCCGGTATCTTTATGACCTTGAAACACCGGTAGAGGAAAAGATTTCGGCAATTGCCCGGAGAATTTACGGTGCAGGTAGGGTGGATCTGAGCGATTCAGCCCGGAAGACCATCGAGATTTGTAAATCTGAAGGCCTGGATACCCTGCCGGTGTGCATGGCTAAAACCCAGTACTCCCTAAGCGCCGACCCGAACCTACTAGGACGCCCCCGGGGATTTGACCTACCGGTCCGGGAAATACGGATATCCGCCGGTGCCGGGTTTCTGGTTGCCCTGACCGGTGATATAATGACCATGCCGGGGCTGCCAAAACACCCTGCTGCGGAGGGTATTATGCTCGATGGTGAGAATCGCATTCATGGGCTCTTTTAA
- a CDS encoding heavy-metal-associated domain-containing protein, with protein sequence MGLFSKKSVMTVRIPDMNCGHCEGKVSSALTQVSGIDKFTVDLPAKTVSITLAKKEPADFEAVQHALTEAGYPGEQA encoded by the coding sequence ATGGGATTGTTTTCAAAGAAGAGTGTTATGACGGTCCGGATACCGGACATGAACTGCGGGCATTGTGAGGGAAAGGTGAGTTCGGCCTTGACCCAGGTGTCGGGGATCGACAAGTTTACGGTGGATCTGCCGGCAAAGACGGTTAGCATTACCCTAGCAAAGAAGGAACCTGCGGATTTTGAAGCGGTTCAGCATGCCCTGACCGAGGCGGGGTATCCCGGCGAACAGGCCTAG
- a CDS encoding cation:proton antiporter — translation MELHLFLYLAALFASAYAVKVLTSAIKVPEVTGYVLLGVILGISVIRLLNEEILTALSPLSTVALGIIAFLIGSELRFDVIRRLGMSILSIVVLECLAAFGVVFAGVYLIIGADLNTSLLLAAVASATAPAATVAVIRQYKAKGTLTSTILAVVGIDDAVALIIYVFVEGFVAANLTGATLSGGHMLGKAVLSLLMAGGIGLVAGFLYVAVLRRVKNNDWITLLLAAAIFGLLGISEILHVSELLSIMVFGMIVANASPVLSKKSEGILGSLTPIFLAAFFILGGAHLNLGLISRIGLLGLVYFAARALGKIGGATLGAIIGRAPKKIRGLIGLSLLPQVGVALALALAISKQFTNPRFGPAGHDLATVIINVLLFTTIITEIIGPLLTRFALGKAGEIHSHDQDTK, via the coding sequence ATGGAGTTGCATCTATTTCTATACCTGGCCGCCCTCTTCGCCTCAGCATACGCGGTAAAGGTCCTTACCTCGGCCATCAAGGTCCCCGAGGTCACCGGATATGTTCTCCTGGGTGTAATCCTGGGCATATCCGTCATTCGTCTGCTGAATGAAGAAATCCTGACAGCCCTTTCCCCTCTCTCCACGGTTGCTCTGGGCATTATCGCATTTTTGATAGGCAGCGAACTGCGTTTCGATGTTATCCGGCGCCTGGGCATGAGCATTCTCAGCATTGTGGTCCTGGAGTGTTTGGCGGCCTTCGGGGTTGTCTTCGCCGGGGTCTACCTGATCATCGGTGCGGATCTCAATACCTCCCTTCTTCTGGCAGCCGTTGCCTCGGCTACCGCGCCGGCAGCCACCGTGGCGGTTATCCGGCAATACAAGGCGAAGGGAACCCTGACCTCCACAATCCTGGCGGTGGTTGGCATTGACGATGCCGTTGCCCTGATTATTTACGTATTTGTTGAGGGGTTTGTAGCTGCCAACCTCACCGGAGCTACCCTCTCAGGGGGCCACATGCTGGGTAAAGCGGTACTCTCCCTGCTCATGGCCGGGGGCATCGGTCTTGTAGCCGGGTTCCTGTACGTGGCAGTTCTCCGACGGGTAAAAAACAACGACTGGATTACCCTGTTGTTAGCTGCAGCCATCTTCGGTCTCCTGGGAATCAGTGAGATCCTCCATGTATCCGAACTTCTGTCCATTATGGTATTCGGGATGATCGTGGCCAATGCATCCCCGGTACTCAGTAAGAAGAGCGAAGGTATTCTTGGAAGCCTTACCCCCATCTTTTTAGCGGCGTTCTTCATCTTGGGGGGGGCCCATCTAAATCTTGGACTCATCTCCAGAATCGGACTCTTGGGACTCGTATACTTCGCCGCCCGGGCCCTGGGAAAGATCGGCGGGGCTACCCTGGGTGCAATAATCGGCCGGGCACCCAAGAAAATCCGCGGGCTCATCGGCCTCTCCCTGCTTCCCCAGGTAGGGGTTGCCCTGGCGCTGGCCCTGGCCATCAGCAAGCAGTTCACCAACCCCCGGTTCGGTCCGGCCGGCCATGATCTTGCTACGGTGATTATCAACGTGCTGCTGTTCACCACCATCATTACCGAAATAATCGGTCCCCTGCTCACCCGGTTCGCCCTGGGAAAAGCTGGAGAAATCCATAGCCATGATCAGGATACAAAATAG
- a CDS encoding heavy metal translocating P-type ATPase codes for MSEKQTTLHIEGMSCTSCAASVEKALKTLEFVGDAQVSFAGKKAVVRYRDEEQEEDIRDRFAKVIKDAGYSLLDPVKRREEEAAHLRKERLRLTWSWILTAPLAIKMLLMMIWDIHLVPLAVGIWVDVLVSGTVIFVIGWPVIRTTLNNFKTFRFSMDALIGIGTIAAFSTGILRILGVPVLSFTDIGAMIMAINFIGNYLKLRATGRASSAIQALLELGAKTANRVNSDGTLTQVPVEALREGDRVRVLPGEKIPLDGTIESGQTAIDESMISGESVPVDKAPGDEVIGATVNQMGAVTVLISKTGEDTVLSQIVRMVEQAQGSRVPIQDAADRITGVFVPVIMVLAGLTFALWMIFPQMGGQLLAWADGFLPWISLGIPPASQALSAAIAVLVIACPCALGLATPTALMVGMGKGAESGILIRNGEAIQVAKNLTTVVFDKTGTLTAGRPRLTLIQGRSEDGRSVYEVGFSGDGSVQGDSHGGAFHSLVGMLHALESHSEHPLAKALVQDLAGVVDGTAEELGETRVIPGRGIRGTLGRTASSVAAGSRRFMEELGVESREFEAFAQAEEKLSSQGHTLVYVVRDGSLLGLAALADTVRQDARDGIAALHAMGIQTVMLTGDNHRAGEHIARGAGIDLVFAELLPQDKIQKIRELQARGEQVAMVGDGINDAPALKQAQVGIAVGTGTDIAIEAADITLMSNSLAGVARSIEISIKTFAKIRGNLFWAFMYNVVAIPLAISGMLHPVVAEIAMALSSITVVVNSLHLARKIEERPGRQRRTG; via the coding sequence ATGTCGGAAAAACAAACGACCTTGCATATAGAAGGGATGTCCTGCACCTCGTGTGCTGCATCCGTGGAGAAGGCATTGAAAACCCTCGAGTTTGTAGGGGATGCCCAGGTGAGCTTCGCCGGTAAAAAAGCGGTGGTCCGCTATCGGGATGAGGAGCAGGAAGAAGATATTCGTGACCGCTTTGCCAAGGTTATAAAGGATGCCGGATACAGTCTTCTGGATCCGGTTAAGCGTCGAGAGGAGGAGGCTGCCCATTTGCGGAAAGAACGCCTGCGGCTGACCTGGAGCTGGATTCTGACCGCACCCTTGGCGATAAAAATGCTCCTGATGATGATCTGGGATATTCACCTTGTACCCCTGGCTGTGGGTATTTGGGTTGATGTTCTGGTCTCAGGAACGGTCATCTTTGTAATCGGCTGGCCTGTCATCAGGACGACTCTGAATAATTTCAAAACCTTCCGGTTCAGCATGGACGCCCTAATAGGAATCGGAACCATCGCAGCCTTCAGTACCGGAATTCTGCGGATTCTCGGGGTACCGGTACTGAGCTTTACCGACATCGGGGCCATGATTATGGCAATAAACTTTATCGGTAACTACCTCAAACTTCGGGCGACCGGCAGGGCCAGCAGCGCTATTCAGGCGCTGTTAGAACTGGGAGCAAAAACCGCCAACCGTGTGAATAGCGACGGCACCCTTACCCAGGTTCCGGTGGAAGCCTTGCGGGAGGGAGACCGCGTCCGGGTTCTTCCCGGGGAGAAAATCCCCTTAGACGGCACCATCGAGTCCGGGCAGACTGCCATTGACGAGTCGATGATCTCCGGTGAATCGGTGCCGGTAGATAAGGCGCCGGGAGACGAGGTCATCGGGGCTACGGTTAATCAGATGGGGGCGGTAACCGTCCTCATTTCGAAAACCGGAGAAGATACGGTACTGAGTCAGATAGTCCGGATGGTGGAGCAGGCCCAGGGCAGCCGGGTTCCTATTCAGGATGCCGCGGACCGTATTACCGGGGTGTTTGTTCCGGTAATCATGGTTCTGGCTGGGCTCACCTTTGCACTGTGGATGATCTTCCCCCAGATGGGCGGTCAGCTGTTAGCCTGGGCGGACGGTTTTTTACCTTGGATATCCCTGGGTATTCCGCCAGCCAGCCAGGCCCTTTCTGCTGCAATCGCGGTATTGGTTATCGCCTGCCCCTGTGCCCTGGGATTGGCTACCCCCACCGCCCTGATGGTCGGAATGGGCAAGGGCGCTGAATCGGGGATTCTGATTCGTAACGGGGAGGCCATTCAGGTTGCGAAAAACCTGACAACTGTTGTCTTTGATAAGACCGGTACGCTAACCGCTGGAAGGCCGCGGCTTACCCTGATCCAGGGGCGTTCGGAGGACGGCCGGAGTGTCTATGAGGTTGGGTTTTCCGGGGATGGATCTGTGCAGGGTGATTCTCATGGTGGGGCATTCCATTCTCTGGTGGGGATGCTACATGCCTTGGAGTCCCACTCCGAACATCCCCTGGCCAAGGCCCTGGTCCAGGACCTGGCCGGAGTTGTCGACGGAACAGCTGAGGAACTAGGAGAAACCCGGGTGATTCCCGGCCGGGGAATCCGGGGAACCCTGGGGAGAACCGCCTCCTCTGTAGCAGCCGGCAGCCGACGGTTCATGGAAGAACTGGGGGTTGAGAGCCGGGAGTTTGAGGCCTTTGCCCAGGCTGAAGAGAAGCTTTCCAGTCAGGGACATACCCTGGTGTATGTTGTCCGGGACGGATCACTCCTGGGACTGGCCGCTCTGGCGGATACCGTGCGCCAAGACGCCCGGGACGGCATTGCCGCCCTGCATGCCATGGGGATACAGACCGTCATGCTCACCGGAGATAACCACCGGGCCGGGGAGCATATTGCCCGGGGGGCAGGCATCGACCTCGTGTTCGCCGAGCTCCTTCCCCAGGATAAAATTCAGAAAATCAGGGAGCTCCAGGCCCGGGGCGAGCAGGTAGCGATGGTGGGAGACGGTATTAATGACGCCCCTGCCTTGAAGCAGGCCCAGGTCGGGATTGCCGTGGGTACCGGCACGGATATTGCTATTGAAGCTGCGGATATTACCCTGATGTCCAATAGCCTGGCCGGGGTGGCCAGAAGCATTGAAATCAGCATAAAAACCTTCGCAAAAATCCGAGGAAACCTTTTTTGGGCTTTTATGTATAATGTCGTTGCGATTCCCTTGGCAATATCCGGAATGCTGCATCCCGTGGTGGCTGAGATTGCCATGGCTTTAAGCAGTATTACCGTGGTTGTGAATTCCCTGCATTTAGCGCGGAAGATCGAGGAGCGGCCTGGGCGCCAAAGAAGGACAGGGTAG